The following proteins are encoded in a genomic region of Streptococcus cristatus AS 1.3089:
- a CDS encoding GNAT family N-acetyltransferase, protein MENIYVKLSQHSRIETERLILRPVTLDDAPAMFEYASDEENVRYTFATNKNLEETRNNIALFYLANPLGRWGIELKETGDFIGTIDLHKIRLDLKTAAIGYIINKKYWNQGYTTEANRAVLELAFEEIGMNKIVALHDADNPASGRVMQKSGMIFSHEEPYAAMDKHEEGRIVTRVHYYLTRDQYFAKK, encoded by the coding sequence ATGGAAAATATCTATGTTAAACTAAGCCAACATTCCAGAATTGAGACGGAACGATTAATCTTGCGCCCAGTGACTTTGGATGACGCACCAGCCATGTTTGAATATGCTTCGGATGAGGAAAATGTTCGCTATACCTTTGCGACCAACAAAAATCTAGAAGAAACCCGCAATAATATTGCCTTGTTTTACTTGGCTAATCCTTTGGGGCGCTGGGGCATTGAGCTGAAGGAGACTGGCGACTTTATCGGAACGATTGACCTGCATAAGATTCGCTTGGACTTGAAAACGGCAGCTATCGGTTATATTATCAATAAAAAATACTGGAATCAGGGCTATACGACGGAGGCCAATCGGGCGGTGCTTGAGCTGGCTTTTGAGGAAATCGGGATGAATAAAATTGTAGCGCTGCACGATGCGGATAATCCAGCATCTGGTCGTGTCATGCAAAAGTCAGGCATGATCTTTTCGCACGAAGAACCGTACGCAGCCATGGACAAGCATGAGGAAGGACGCATAGTGACACGGGTGCATTATTATCTGACTAGGGACCAATATTTTGCAAAAAAATGA
- the era gene encoding GTPase Era → MTFKSGFVAILGRPNVGKSTFLNHVMGQKIAIMSDKAQTTRNKIMGIYTTDKEQIVFIDTPGIHKPKTALGDFMVEAAYSTLREVDTVLFMVPADEPRGKGDDMIIERLKAAKVPVILVVNKIDKVHPDQLLAQIDDFRNQMDFKEIVPISALQGNNVSRLIDILSENLEEGFQYFPEDQITDHPERFLVSEMIREKVLHLTREEIPHSVAVVVDSMKRDDETDKVHIRATIMVERDSQKGIIIGKGGAMLKKIGTMARRDIELMLGDKVFLETWVKVKKNWRDKKLDLADFGYNEKEY, encoded by the coding sequence ATGACTTTTAAATCAGGCTTTGTAGCCATTTTAGGTCGACCAAATGTCGGCAAATCAACTTTTTTGAATCATGTCATGGGGCAAAAAATTGCCATCATGAGTGATAAGGCTCAGACGACACGCAATAAGATTATGGGCATTTATACGACGGATAAGGAGCAGATTGTCTTTATCGACACGCCGGGAATTCACAAGCCCAAGACGGCTCTAGGTGATTTTATGGTGGAAGCGGCTTATAGCACGCTGCGTGAGGTGGATACTGTCCTCTTCATGGTGCCGGCTGATGAGCCGCGTGGCAAGGGCGATGACATGATTATCGAACGCCTGAAAGCGGCTAAGGTGCCAGTGATTTTGGTGGTCAATAAGATTGACAAAGTTCATCCGGATCAACTTCTGGCTCAGATTGATGACTTCCGTAACCAGATGGATTTCAAAGAAATCGTGCCGATTTCAGCCTTGCAGGGTAATAATGTTTCCCGTCTGATTGATATCCTTAGTGAAAACCTGGAGGAAGGTTTCCAATATTTCCCAGAAGACCAAATTACCGACCATCCAGAGCGTTTCTTGGTTTCAGAAATGATCCGTGAAAAGGTTCTCCACTTGACTCGTGAAGAAATTCCTCACTCAGTCGCAGTAGTGGTTGACTCTATGAAGCGTGACGATGAGACAGATAAGGTTCATATCCGAGCTACCATTATGGTCGAGCGTGATAGCCAAAAGGGCATCATCATCGGAAAAGGTGGCGCTATGCTCAAGAAAATTGGGACCATGGCTCGTCGCGATATCGAGCTCATGCTGGGGGACAAGGTCTTCCTCGAAACCTGGGTCAAGGTCAAGAAAAACTGGCGGGATAAGAAGCTGGACTTGGCGGACTTTGGCTATAATGAGAAGGAATATTAA
- a CDS encoding NUDIX hydrolase, protein MNKDYISYIRSKVGHDRVILNFAGGILADEEGRVLLQLRGDKKTWAIPGGAMELEETSLQAAVREFYEETGIAVEAKRLLNVYTNFAETYPNGDKVQTVVFLYELQALENVDISNFHNEETLRLGFFSKEEIAELENVSDKHRLMLDEYFSDSFAMGH, encoded by the coding sequence ATGAATAAAGACTACATTTCCTATATTCGCTCCAAGGTTGGGCATGATAGAGTTATCCTGAATTTTGCTGGTGGAATTCTGGCAGACGAGGAGGGTCGTGTGCTTCTGCAGTTGCGAGGCGATAAGAAAACATGGGCGATTCCTGGTGGAGCTATGGAGCTCGAGGAGACTTCTTTGCAAGCAGCCGTGCGCGAATTTTACGAAGAGACAGGCATTGCTGTTGAAGCCAAGCGCTTGCTGAATGTCTACACTAATTTTGCTGAAACTTATCCTAATGGTGACAAAGTGCAGACAGTTGTCTTTCTGTATGAATTGCAGGCACTGGAGAATGTTGATATTTCCAATTTTCACAATGAGGAAACACTGCGTTTAGGCTTTTTTTCTAAAGAAGAAATAGCAGAGCTGGAAAATGTATCGGATAAACACCGCCTGATGCTGGATGAGTATTTCTCGGATAGCTTTGCTATGGGACATTGA
- the rnr gene encoding ribonuclease R produces the protein MKEEIIEYLKEKQQASVHELAAALGKESSKDFSSLVKTISQMERKHQLRFDDKGRIELYEKKKQERLTLKGVFHAHKNGFGFVTLNEEEDDLFVSRNDVNHAIDGDTVEVVITKVADRIKGTSAEAKIIDILEHSLTSAVGQLVLDEEKPKYAGYIRSKNQKIRQPIYVKKPAMVLDGTEVLKVAIDKYPTKKHDFFVASLVDVVGHVNDPGIDVLEVLESMDIVSEFPEKVLEEAKRVPDAPTESDLEGRLDLREEITFTIDGADAKDLDDAVHIKHLKNGNFELGVHIADVSYYVKEGSELDKEALNRATSVYVTDRVVPMLPERLSNGICSLNPNVDRLTQSAIMEIDAKGRVVKHTITQSIIKTTFRMTYSDVNDIIAGDQEKVEQFKDIVPSIDSMVRLHEILESMRFKRGALNFDTNEAKIIVNKEGRPVDIVLRQRGIAERMIESFMLVANETVAEHFAKLNLPFIYRIHEEPKAEKVQKFIDYASSFGIRIYGTASSMSQQVLQDIMEAVKDQPYEDVLSMMLLRSMQQARYSEHNHGHYGLAAEFYTHFTSPIRRYPDLLVHRMVRDYGKSKEIAEHFEQVIPEIASQSSSRERRAIEAEREVEAMKKAEYMEEFVGEEFDGVVSSVVKFGLFVELPNTVEGLIHVTNLPEFYSYNERTMTLQGEKSGVVFKVGQQIRIKLVRADKATGEIDFEYLPSEFDLVDKTSKTGRGKSGRNRRREDDKRSHSSKKEKGYRDKKDKKSKKGKSQKAFYKELVKKGAKHGKGRRKGRRAK, from the coding sequence ATGAAAGAAGAAATTATAGAATATTTAAAAGAAAAGCAGCAGGCTAGCGTACATGAGCTGGCAGCTGCTTTGGGGAAAGAGTCTTCCAAGGACTTTAGTAGCTTGGTCAAGACCATCTCCCAGATGGAAAGAAAGCATCAGCTTCGCTTTGATGACAAGGGGCGGATTGAGCTTTATGAGAAGAAAAAGCAGGAGCGTCTGACGCTCAAGGGTGTTTTTCATGCCCACAAGAATGGCTTTGGCTTTGTCACCCTGAATGAAGAAGAGGATGATCTTTTTGTCAGCCGTAATGATGTCAATCATGCTATTGATGGCGATACGGTGGAAGTGGTCATTACCAAGGTAGCAGATCGTATCAAGGGAACATCAGCTGAAGCTAAGATTATTGATATTTTGGAGCACAGCCTGACGTCAGCGGTTGGCCAGCTGGTGTTAGATGAGGAAAAGCCCAAGTATGCGGGCTATATCCGCTCGAAAAATCAGAAAATCCGTCAGCCTATTTATGTCAAAAAACCAGCCATGGTTTTGGACGGCACAGAGGTGCTCAAGGTCGCTATTGACAAATATCCGACCAAGAAACACGATTTCTTTGTGGCCAGTCTGGTCGATGTGGTTGGTCATGTAAACGATCCAGGTATTGATGTACTGGAAGTGCTAGAGTCGATGGATATTGTCTCCGAATTTCCAGAAAAGGTCTTGGAAGAAGCCAAGCGAGTTCCAGATGCACCGACAGAAAGTGATTTGGAAGGACGTTTGGACCTGCGTGAAGAGATTACCTTCACCATCGATGGAGCGGATGCCAAAGACTTGGACGATGCTGTCCATATCAAGCACTTGAAAAATGGTAACTTTGAGCTAGGCGTCCATATCGCAGATGTGTCCTACTATGTCAAAGAAGGCTCTGAGCTGGACAAGGAAGCCCTCAATCGAGCAACCTCAGTCTATGTGACCGACCGCGTGGTGCCTATGCTGCCGGAGCGCCTGTCCAATGGTATCTGCTCCCTCAATCCCAATGTGGACCGACTGACCCAGTCGGCTATTATGGAGATTGATGCCAAGGGGCGCGTGGTCAAGCATACCATCACCCAGTCTATCATTAAAACGACCTTTCGCATGACTTATAGCGATGTCAACGACATCATCGCAGGTGATCAGGAAAAAGTTGAGCAGTTCAAGGATATTGTGCCTAGTATTGACAGCATGGTGCGTCTGCATGAGATTCTGGAAAGCATGCGATTTAAACGCGGTGCGCTCAACTTTGACACCAATGAAGCTAAAATCATCGTCAACAAGGAAGGCCGGCCAGTGGATATTGTCCTGCGTCAGCGGGGGATTGCTGAGCGCATGATTGAGTCCTTTATGCTGGTGGCGAATGAGACGGTGGCCGAGCATTTTGCTAAGTTAAATCTGCCTTTCATCTATCGGATCCACGAGGAGCCTAAGGCGGAGAAGGTGCAGAAGTTTATCGACTATGCCTCTAGCTTTGGGATTCGGATATACGGGACGGCTAGCTCTATGAGTCAGCAAGTTCTGCAAGATATTATGGAGGCGGTCAAAGACCAGCCTTATGAGGATGTTCTGTCCATGATGCTTCTGCGCTCCATGCAGCAGGCTCGCTATTCTGAGCACAATCACGGCCACTATGGTTTGGCAGCGGAGTTTTATACCCACTTCACCAGTCCGATTCGCCGCTATCCAGACCTTCTAGTTCACCGGATGGTACGGGATTATGGCAAGTCTAAGGAAATAGCAGAGCATTTTGAACAAGTGATTCCAGAGATTGCCAGTCAGTCTTCCAGCCGAGAGCGTCGAGCTATCGAGGCCGAGCGTGAAGTCGAAGCCATGAAGAAGGCTGAGTATATGGAAGAATTTGTTGGGGAAGAGTTTGACGGCGTGGTTTCAAGTGTGGTCAAGTTTGGACTCTTCGTCGAACTGCCTAATACGGTCGAGGGCTTGATTCATGTCACCAACTTGCCAGAATTTTACAGCTACAATGAGCGGACTATGACTCTGCAAGGAGAAAAGTCTGGTGTGGTCTTTAAGGTCGGTCAGCAGATTCGGATCAAGCTGGTCCGAGCGGATAAGGCTACGGGCGAGATTGACTTTGAATACCTGCCAAGTGAATTTGACCTAGTAGACAAGACCAGCAAGACTGGCAGAGGCAAGTCAGGTAGAAATAGACGCCGTGAGGATGACAAGCGCAGCCATTCTTCCAAAAAAGAAAAAGGCTACAGAGATAAGAAAGACAAGAAGTCCAAGAAAGGCAAGAGCCAGAAGGCATTTTACAAGGAACTAGTCAAGAAAGGAGCCAAGCATGGCAAAGGGAGAAGGAAAGGTCGTCGCGCAAAATAA
- a CDS encoding diacylglycerol kinase family protein, whose product MDLQDNRNNKRKWKNRDVISSLEFALTGIFTAFKEEKNMRSHVLSAVAAIIAGLIFRISAMEWLFLLLSIFLVIAFEIMNSAVENVVDLASDYHFSMRAKNAKDMAAGAVLVVSGFAVITGLIIFLPKLWDIIF is encoded by the coding sequence ATGGACTTACAAGACAATAGAAATAACAAGCGCAAATGGAAAAATCGAGATGTCATATCGAGTTTGGAGTTTGCTCTGACGGGGATTTTCACAGCTTTTAAGGAAGAAAAGAATATGCGGAGCCATGTTCTTTCAGCCGTAGCTGCCATCATTGCAGGTTTGATTTTTCGGATTTCAGCGATGGAGTGGCTTTTCTTGCTGCTAAGTATCTTTTTGGTGATCGCTTTTGAAATCATGAATTCAGCCGTTGAAAATGTTGTGGATCTGGCTAGTGATTATCACTTTTCTATGCGGGCTAAGAATGCCAAGGATATGGCAGCTGGTGCAGTTTTGGTGGTTTCTGGTTTCGCAGTTATCACAGGTTTGATTATCTTTCTGCCAAAACTGTGGGATATTATTTTTTAG
- the secG gene encoding preprotein translocase subunit SecG, with product MYSLLLNILIILSGFIVIAIFMQPTKNQSSNVFDSSANDLFERSKARGFEAVMQRLTGFLIFVWLLIALILAVLSSK from the coding sequence ATGTATAGCCTATTATTAAATATTTTAATCATTTTATCAGGATTTATCGTCATTGCTATTTTTATGCAACCAACCAAAAACCAATCTAGTAACGTGTTTGATTCTAGTGCCAACGACCTTTTTGAGCGGTCTAAAGCACGTGGATTTGAAGCTGTGATGCAGCGTCTGACCGGATTTTTAATCTTTGTCTGGTTGCTGATTGCCTTGATTTTGGCAGTATTATCTAGTAAATAA
- the mutM gene encoding DNA-formamidopyrimidine glycosylase: MPELPEVETVRRGLERLVKGKEIEKVDVRYAKMVSTGVDAFVHDLPGQTIEKIGRRGKYLLFYLTGGVLVSHLRMEGKYLFYPDAVPERKHAHVFFEMTDGGTLVYEDVRKFGTMELLRKDQLEAYFAARKLGPEPTEADFLLPPFAAALSRSKKPIKPYLLEQTLVVGLGNIYVDEALWRARIHPARSAASLKPAEVKRLREQIIEVLQLGIEKRGSTIRTYRNALGEDGTMQDFLQVYGKTGQPCARCGSPIEKIKLGGRGTHLCPHCQKAR, translated from the coding sequence ATGCCCGAATTACCAGAAGTAGAAACGGTACGCCGTGGTTTAGAGCGGCTGGTTAAAGGAAAAGAGATTGAAAAGGTAGATGTCCGTTATGCCAAGATGGTTAGTACGGGAGTAGATGCTTTTGTCCATGACTTGCCAGGTCAGACCATTGAAAAGATTGGCCGTCGGGGCAAGTATTTGCTCTTTTATCTGACGGGTGGAGTGCTGGTTTCCCATCTGCGAATGGAAGGCAAGTATCTTTTTTATCCTGATGCAGTACCTGAGCGAAAGCATGCCCATGTCTTTTTCGAGATGACGGATGGTGGGACGCTTGTTTATGAGGATGTCCGCAAGTTTGGGACCATGGAGCTCTTGAGAAAGGACCAGCTGGAGGCTTATTTTGCTGCCAGAAAGCTGGGTCCTGAGCCGACAGAGGCGGACTTTCTTTTGCCACCTTTTGCTGCAGCTTTGAGTCGTTCCAAGAAGCCCATCAAACCCTATTTGCTGGAGCAGACCTTGGTCGTTGGTCTGGGCAATATTTATGTAGATGAGGCCCTTTGGCGGGCACGGATTCATCCGGCAAGGTCAGCAGCTAGTCTAAAGCCTGCTGAAGTCAAGCGGCTGCGCGAGCAGATTATTGAAGTTTTGCAGCTGGGGATTGAAAAGAGGGGCTCGACTATTCGAACCTACCGCAATGCTTTGGGCGAAGATGGCACGATGCAGGATTTTCTGCAGGTCTATGGAAAGACTGGTCAACCCTGTGCTAGATGCGGTAGCCCGATTGAGAAAATAAAGCTGGGTGGGCGCGGTACTCATCTTTGTCCTCATTGCCAGAAAGCGAGGTAG
- a CDS encoding multidrug efflux MFS transporter: MTVQVNWKHNLKIAWFGNFLTGASISLVTPFMPLFVERLGARGHEVEYYAGLGIALSAVSAAFLSPVWGSLADRYGRKPMMIRAATAMVFTMGGIAFVPNIFWLLVLRFLNGVFAGYVPNSTALIASQAPKDKTGYALGTLATGVVAGNLMGPLIGGVIAEIFGIRNVFLLIGFFFLIATLMTAAFIREDFRPVTKEEEIGFGKLIRQIRYPKLLPTLFLTSFVIQFAAQSIGPILSLYIRELGQTDNLIFVSGLIVSSMGLSSMLSSSILGRVGDRMGNHRLLVLAQFYSIIIYLLCAHAGSPLQLGFYRFLFGLGTGALVPGVNALLSKITPKFGISRIFSYNQIFFYLGGVIGPMSGSAIAATAGYHSVFYATAGLVAVSLLINLFCFGNLLKKKEI, translated from the coding sequence ATCACGGTACAAGTAAATTGGAAACATAATCTGAAAATCGCTTGGTTTGGGAACTTCCTGACAGGTGCCAGCATTTCTCTGGTCACTCCTTTTATGCCCCTTTTTGTGGAGCGGCTAGGAGCGCGTGGTCACGAAGTGGAGTACTATGCTGGTCTGGGTATTGCCCTTTCAGCTGTTTCTGCGGCCTTTCTATCTCCTGTATGGGGCAGTCTGGCTGACCGCTATGGCCGTAAGCCGATGATGATTCGGGCTGCTACGGCTATGGTCTTTACTATGGGCGGCATTGCCTTTGTGCCCAATATTTTCTGGCTTTTAGTCTTACGCTTTCTAAACGGCGTTTTTGCAGGCTATGTGCCCAATAGCACAGCCTTGATTGCTAGTCAGGCTCCTAAGGACAAGACGGGCTATGCGCTGGGAACTTTGGCAACAGGTGTCGTTGCGGGCAATCTCATGGGACCCTTGATTGGTGGAGTGATTGCTGAAATTTTTGGTATCCGCAATGTCTTTCTACTGATTGGCTTTTTCTTTCTAATTGCGACCCTGATGACGGCTGCTTTCATTCGAGAAGATTTTAGACCAGTCACCAAGGAAGAGGAGATTGGCTTTGGGAAACTCATTCGTCAGATTAGATATCCCAAGCTCTTGCCTACTCTTTTTCTGACTAGTTTTGTTATCCAGTTTGCAGCCCAGTCTATTGGCCCAATTCTTTCCCTTTACATTCGGGAGTTAGGTCAAACGGACAATCTGATTTTTGTATCTGGCCTGATTGTTTCGAGTATGGGACTGTCCAGTATGCTGAGTTCGAGTATTTTAGGTCGCGTGGGGGATCGCATGGGCAATCACCGCCTGCTGGTTTTAGCTCAGTTTTATTCCATTATTATTTACCTGCTCTGTGCTCATGCAGGCTCCCCACTCCAACTCGGATTTTATCGATTCTTGTTTGGTTTAGGAACGGGAGCCTTGGTGCCAGGAGTCAATGCTCTATTGAGTAAAATCACGCCTAAGTTTGGGATTTCTCGAATCTTTAGTTACAACCAGATTTTCTTTTATCTGGGTGGTGTCATTGGTCCCATGTCGGGTTCGGCTATTGCAGCGACAGCAGGCTATCATTCAGTCTTTTATGCTACAGCAGGTTTAGTAGCAGTCAGTCTTCTCATCAACCTTTTTTGTTTTGGAAATTTATTGAAAAAGAAGGAAATCTAG
- a CDS encoding DinB family protein, protein MEFVNLLVENVERAEERFLSALTNLSVEEANAFPVADTVPSIKSVTWLTWHTARELDFQIADLAKTNPVWFSKGWKKKFALDLPDDTEDWHHTPQEAHKVVVTDIDFLKGYLSDAVAATIAYLSEVNEDSLDDVIDENWTPAVKRGNRLVSIIDDAAMHSGQAIYARRLLRRED, encoded by the coding sequence ATGGAATTTGTAAATCTTTTAGTGGAAAATGTGGAACGAGCCGAGGAGCGTTTTTTGTCGGCGCTGACTAATTTATCTGTGGAAGAAGCGAATGCTTTTCCGGTTGCGGATACAGTTCCGTCCATTAAGTCTGTGACTTGGTTGACTTGGCATACGGCGCGGGAGCTGGATTTTCAGATTGCTGATTTAGCAAAGACTAATCCAGTCTGGTTTTCTAAAGGTTGGAAGAAAAAATTTGCTTTGGATTTACCAGATGATACGGAAGATTGGCATCACACTCCTCAAGAAGCGCATAAAGTTGTGGTGACAGATATTGATTTTCTTAAAGGTTATCTGTCTGATGCGGTTGCGGCAACAATTGCTTATTTATCAGAGGTGAATGAAGACAGTCTGGACGATGTTATTGATGAGAATTGGACTCCAGCTGTTAAGCGTGGGAATCGCTTAGTATCGATCATTGACGATGCTGCTATGCATTCAGGTCAGGCAATCTATGCTCGCCGCCTGCTAAGAAGAGAAGATTGA
- the rpmG gene encoding 50S ribosomal protein L33: MRVKIHLKCSSCGSQNYLTSKNSKTHPDKIEVLKYCPKERKVTLHLESK, encoded by the coding sequence GTGCGCGTTAAAATTCATTTGAAATGTTCCAGTTGTGGCAGTCAGAACTACCTGACCAGTAAGAATAGTAAAACTCATCCTGACAAGATTGAGGTATTGAAGTACTGTCCCAAGGAAAGAAAAGTAACCTTACATCTTGAATCTAAGTAG
- the ybeY gene encoding rRNA maturation RNase YbeY, producing MYIEMVDETGQVSQEIIKQTQEILEFAAQKTGKENKEMAVTFVTNERSHELNLEYRDTDRPTDVISLEYKPELDIAFDEEDLADNPELAEMLEDFDAYIGELFISVDKAREQAEEYGHSFEREMGFLAVHGFLHINGYDHYTPEEEAEMFGLQEEILTAYGLTRQ from the coding sequence ATGTATATCGAAATGGTGGATGAAACCGGTCAGGTTTCTCAAGAAATCATCAAGCAGACTCAGGAAATCTTGGAGTTTGCGGCTCAGAAAACGGGCAAAGAAAATAAGGAAATGGCTGTGACCTTTGTGACCAATGAGCGCAGCCATGAGCTCAACTTAGAATATCGAGACACGGATCGGCCGACGGATGTCATCAGTCTGGAATACAAGCCAGAGCTGGATATTGCCTTTGACGAGGAAGATTTGGCGGACAATCCTGAGCTGGCTGAGATGCTGGAGGATTTTGATGCTTATATCGGCGAGCTCTTCATTTCGGTGGACAAGGCGCGGGAGCAGGCGGAAGAATATGGCCACAGCTTTGAACGGGAGATGGGCTTTTTGGCGGTGCATGGTTTTCTGCATATCAACGGCTATGATCATTATACGCCGGAAGAAGAAGCAGAAATGTTTGGCTTACAGGAAGAAATTTTGACAGCTTATGGACTTACAAGACAATAG
- a CDS encoding GNAT family N-acetyltransferase yields the protein MVGEIRAVEKSHLADWAYFAHLAWKTEKKKLLAAFSEGKFPNEFLYYLEGEAVAWISLSMRSEYVEGAEQLPIAYIEGIAVAPAFQRNGIAHQLLEFAQSWAKEKGVYQLASDCDMDNAVSQAFHKSAGFEEISRTVHYMLHLDKKG from the coding sequence ATGGTAGGGGAAATTCGAGCGGTCGAAAAATCTCATCTAGCTGACTGGGCTTACTTTGCTCATTTAGCTTGGAAGACAGAGAAAAAGAAATTACTAGCAGCATTTTCTGAAGGCAAATTTCCTAATGAATTTTTATACTACTTAGAGGGAGAAGCCGTTGCTTGGATCAGCTTATCTATGCGTTCGGAGTATGTGGAAGGAGCAGAGCAACTTCCTATCGCATATATTGAAGGCATAGCGGTAGCACCTGCTTTTCAAAGAAATGGCATCGCTCATCAACTTCTAGAGTTTGCACAGTCGTGGGCGAAAGAAAAAGGAGTGTACCAGCTAGCTTCAGATTGTGATATGGACAATGCAGTCAGTCAAGCTTTTCACAAGAGTGCGGGATTTGAAGAAATAAGTCGAACTGTTCATTATATGTTACATTTGGATAAGAAAGGATAA
- the smpB gene encoding SsrA-binding protein SmpB, giving the protein MAKGEGKVVAQNKKARHDYTIVDTIEAGMVLTGTEIKSVRAARINLKDGFAQIKNGEAWLSNVHIAPYEEGNIWNQEPERRRKLLLHKKQIQRLEQETKGTGMTLVPLKVYLKDGYAKLLLGLAKGKHDYDKRESIKRREQNRDIARQMKNFNTR; this is encoded by the coding sequence ATGGCAAAGGGAGAAGGAAAGGTCGTCGCGCAAAATAAAAAGGCCAGACACGACTACACCATCGTAGATACCATCGAGGCCGGCATGGTGCTGACAGGGACGGAGATCAAGAGTGTCCGTGCTGCCCGTATCAATCTCAAAGACGGCTTTGCCCAGATCAAGAACGGTGAGGCCTGGCTCAGCAATGTCCATATCGCCCCTTATGAAGAGGGCAATATCTGGAACCAAGAACCTGAGCGCCGCAGAAAGCTGCTGCTGCATAAGAAGCAGATCCAAAGGCTGGAGCAGGAGACCAAGGGAACTGGGATGACGCTGGTGCCGCTCAAGGTCTATCTCAAGGATGGCTATGCTAAGCTGCTCCTGGGCCTAGCTAAAGGGAAGCACGACTACGACAAGCGCGAGTCTATCAAACGCCGCGAGCAAAACCGTGACATAGCAAGACAGATGAAAAACTTTAATACAAGATGA
- the coaE gene encoding dephospho-CoA kinase (Dephospho-CoA kinase (CoaE) performs the final step in coenzyme A biosynthesis.) yields the protein MARIIGITGGIASGKSTVTEFLRQQGYQVIDADQVVHELQEPGGRLYQALLSTFGSAILQEDGHLDRPKLGAMIFGNPDLLAQSSQLQNEIIREELARRRDLLAETETIFFMDLPLLFELEYDNWFDQIWLVDVTEETQLSRLMARNALSQEEAEKRIAAQLSLREKRKRADVLIENNGNLENTLAQVDQLLKTERR from the coding sequence ATGGCAAGAATTATCGGTATCACCGGCGGCATTGCTTCGGGTAAGTCAACAGTGACAGAGTTTTTGCGGCAGCAGGGCTACCAAGTCATCGATGCGGATCAAGTGGTGCATGAGCTACAGGAGCCAGGCGGCCGACTTTATCAAGCTCTTTTATCTACTTTTGGCTCAGCCATCTTACAGGAAGATGGGCACTTGGACCGCCCCAAGCTGGGAGCCATGATTTTTGGGAATCCAGACCTCTTGGCCCAGTCCAGCCAGCTTCAGAACGAAATTATCCGCGAGGAACTGGCTCGCAGACGAGACTTGTTGGCAGAGACAGAAACAATCTTTTTCATGGATCTTCCCTTGCTGTTTGAGTTAGAATATGATAACTGGTTTGACCAAATCTGGCTGGTGGATGTAACGGAGGAAACTCAGCTCAGTCGCCTTATGGCACGAAATGCTCTCAGTCAGGAAGAGGCCGAAAAACGCATAGCAGCTCAGCTATCTCTCCGAGAAAAACGCAAGAGGGCGGATGTTCTTATTGAAAATAATGGGAACTTAGAGAACACTTTGGCTCAAGTTGACCAACTTTTAAAAACAGAAAGAAGATGA